In Cervus canadensis isolate Bull #8, Minnesota chromosome 6, ASM1932006v1, whole genome shotgun sequence, one DNA window encodes the following:
- the LOC122442918 gene encoding olfactory receptor 4K15-like produces the protein MEEANQSMVSEFIFLGLCDSRELQKFLLLPFSALYLVTVLGNLFVVLLLITDSHLHSPMYFLLANLSFVDFCLSSVTTPKLTTDFLKDNKTISFGGCMSQILCVHIFAGSEMVLLVTMAYDRYVAICKPLHYSSIMNRQKCIWLVLTSWIIGFVHATSQLAMILDLPFCGPRIVDSFFCDIPLVIKLACMDTHTLRLLINADSAVLATTCFILLLISYTYILVTVCLRSKDGASKALSTCTSHITVVVLFFVPCIFTYLWPPSISWVDKFLAVFYTVITPLLNPAIYTLRNKEIKNAIKRLTS, from the coding sequence ATGGAGGAAGCAAACCAGTCCATGGTATCTGAGTTCATTTTTCTTGGACTCTGTGATTCAAGGGAGCTCCAGAAATTCCTCTTACTGCCATTTTCTGCACTCTACCTGGTGACCGTCCTGGGAAACCTTTTCGTTGTGCTCTTACTCATCACTGACTCTCATCTCCATTCCCCAATGTACTTCCTCTTAGCCAATCTCTCATTTGTTGACTTCTGCCTTTCCTCAGTGACCACTCCTAAACTGACCACAGACTTCCTAAAGGATAATAAAACCATCTCCTTTGGGGGCTGCATGAGCCAGATCCTTTGTGTGCATATATTTGCAGGAAGTGAGATGGTACTGCTTGTGACAATGGCCTATGACCGTTATgtagccatctgcaagccacTCCATTACTCCAGCATCATGAACAGACAGAAGTGCATCTGGCTAGTACTGACATCATGGATCATTGGCTTTGTGCATGCCACAAGTCAACTAGCTATGATTTTAGATCTTCCCTTCTGTGGACCCAGAATAGTGGACAGCTTTTTCTGTGATATTCCTCTGGTGATCAAACTAGCCTGCATGGATACTCATACTCTGAGACTGTTGATAAATGCTGACAGTGCAGTCTTGGCTACAACTTGCTTCATTCTCTTGCTGATCTCTTACACCTACATCCTGGTGACTGTCTGTCTTCGCTCCAAGGACGGGGCATCAAAGGCACTCTCTACCTGCACTTCCCACATCACAGTGGTGGTGCTGTTCTTTGTACCCTGCATCTTCACCTACCTGTGGCCACCTAGCATCTCTTGGGTGGACAAGTTCCTTGCTGTGTTTTACACAGTAATCACACCTCTCTTGAATCCAGCCATTTATACACTGAGAAATAAAGAGATTAAGAATGCCATAAAGAGACTGACAAGTTAG
- the LOC122442926 gene encoding olfactory receptor 4F21-like has product MDRQNDSVVSEFVLLGFSSSWEAALFLMLIFSLLYLGIILGNLFILFLVILDSHLHSPMYFLLANLSLIDVGLSSTTVPKMITDLPNKYKIISFKSCMTQICFIHIMGGVEMVLLIAMAFDRYTAICKPLHYLNIMNPKICISFVITGWVAGVIHAMSQLAFIINLPFCGPNKVDSFYCDFPRIIKLACTDGAKFEFIVAANSGFMTMGTFFLLIVSYVFILVTVWKRSSGDLSKAFVTLSAHITVVVLFFTPCMFLYVWPFPTSSVDKYLFIVDFVITPILNPSIYTLRNKDIKVAIKRLNKEGHYVRFC; this is encoded by the coding sequence ATGGATAGACAAAATGATTCTGTGGTTTCTGAGTTTGTGTTGCTAGGATTCTCTAGTTCTTGGGAAGCTGCACTTTTTCTCATGTTGATATTCTCCTTGCTCTATTTAGGAATCATCCTGGGAAATCTCTTCATTCTGTTTTTGGTAATTTTGGATTCTCACTTACATTCTCCTATGTACTTCCTATTAGCCAACCTGTCACTCATTGATGTTGGCCTTTCCTCTACCACAGTCCCCAAGATGATTACAGACCTTCCAAATAAATACAAGATAATCTCTTTCAAAAGTTGTATGACACAAATATGCTTCATTCATATCATGGGAGGAGTGGAGATGGTGTTACTCATAGCCATGGCATTTGACAGGTACACAGCAATCTGCAAGCCTCTTCACTACTTGAACATCATGAATCCTAAAATATGCATTTCATTTGTAATCACTGGCTGGGTAGCTGGGGTGATCCATGCTATGTCTCAACTTGCTTTCATTATAAACTTGCCCTTTTGTGGTCCTAACAAAGTAGACAGCTTTTATTGTGACTTTCCCAGGATCATAAAACTTGCATGCACAGATGGAGCCAAATTTGAGTTTATTGTTGCTGCCAACAGTGGTTTCATGACTATGGGTACCTTCTTCCTGCTAATCGTTTCCTACGTCTTCATTTTGGTCACTGTCTGGAAACGTTCTTCAGGAGACTTGTCCAAGGCGTTTGTCACTTTGTCAGCTCACATCACTGTGGTGGTTCTTTTCTTCACTCCGTGCATGTTTCTCTATGTCTGGCCTTTCCCCACATCATCAGTTGATAAGTACCTCTTCATTGTTGACTTTGTTATTACCCCTATCTTGAATCCTTCCATATatacattaagaaacaaagacataAAGGTAGCTATAAAGAGATTGAACAAAGAGGGACATTATGTCAGATTTTGCTGA
- the LOC122442930 gene encoding olfactory receptor 4K3-like, with the protein MEEANQSVVSEFIFRGFCGSRELQKFLLLPFSALYLMTVLGNLFVVLLIITDSHLHSPMYFLLANLSFVDFCLSSVTTPKLITDFLKDNKTISFGGCMSQILFIHFLAGGEMVLLVTMAYDRCIAICKPLHYSRIMDRQKCIWLALISWIIGFVHAISQLAMILDLPFCGPRIVDSFFCDIPKVIKLACMDTHTLRLLINADSGVLAVACFILLLISYTYILVTICLHSKDGASKALSTCTSHITVVVLFFGPCIFIYFWPLSITWVDKVLSVFYTVITPLLNPAIYTLRNKEIKNAIMRLVSQHKNTKCNF; encoded by the coding sequence ATGGAAGAAGCAAACCAGTCTGTGGTATCTGAGTTCATTTTTCGTGGATTCTGTGGTTCAAGGGAGCTCCAGAAATTCCTCTTACTGCCATTTTCTGCACTCTACCTGATGACTGTCCTGGGCAACCTTTTCGTCGTGCTCTTAATCATCACTGACTCTCATCTCCATTCCCCAATGTACTTCCTCTTAGCCAATCTCTCATTTGTTGACTTCTGCCTTTCCTCAGTGACCACTCCTAAACTGATCACAGACTTCCTAAAGGATAATAAAACCATCTCCTTTGGGGGCTGCATGAGTCAGATCCTCTTTATACATTTTCTTGCAGGAGGTGAGATGGTACTGCTTGTGACAATGGCCTATGACCGTTGCATAGCCATCTGCAAGCCACTCCATTACTCCAGAATTATGGATAGACAGAAGTGCATCTGGCTAGCTCTGATATCATGGATCATTGGCTTTGTGCATGCCATAAGTCAACTAGCTATGATTTTAGATCTTCCCTTCTGTGGACCCAGAATAGTGGACAGCTTTTTCTGTGATATTCCCAAAGTGATCAAACTAGCCTGCATGGATACTCATACTCTGAGACTGTTGATAAATGCTGACAGTGGTGTCCTGGCTGTAGCTTGCTTCATTCTCTTGCTGATCTCGTACACCTACATCCTGGTAACTATATGCCTTCATTCCAAGGATGGAGCATCAAAGGCACTCTCTACCTGTACTTCCCATATCACAGTGGTGGTGCTGTTCTTTGGACCCTGCATTTTCATCTATTTCTGGCCACTTAGCATCACTTGGGTGGACAAGGTACTTTCTGTGTTTTATACAGTAATCACGCCTCTCTTGAATCCAGCCATTTACacactgagaaataaagaaattaaaaatgcaataatGCGACTGGTAAGTCAGCATAAGAATACAAAGtgcaatttttaa